One window from the genome of Schistocerca piceifrons isolate TAMUIC-IGC-003096 chromosome 1, iqSchPice1.1, whole genome shotgun sequence encodes:
- the LOC124787668 gene encoding uncharacterized protein LOC124787668 isoform X1 — MEEVDEAEKEASEVLHSLLSVERIEKQPPTTEDGNQVIIISASDSTSSVQTETSSPQNQNNQITGGMVQWHTPVTGQHAVFASIVDNNQQFGSNVNSEQVLWQTDGIQLWQGSHQTTAICIPNVETSNVAEQETFTSATSERPEAALKVKKKMTLMKTADSRTNTKSKTPQKSKQKVRDSSDMDPTQLEENAQQVKERFEKGCECQEENCFKGLSPEYVYRHRLNIAELTKGEHDMYLMGVTMAVLTNPEETVRHKERQRLRAQYAFQGRRVCLAAFLYLENCTHYQLKRIRKHVMVHGVSPRVHGNCGKKPHNTFPLDSYRHATSFLQRFIEKHTQSSAATVNGSSPGSGMKSKSKPVGKTTPLYLPSEITRKTIHNAYCQYCENYDPSIKVMGYSTFRHFMKEQFPHVKFCKTESSCNRTAVNNQTQKCNGSNSVQVVDTLPQQCIKLPSESLTAQVPENCQETQATSILRHGQLTAIPIIFSQPASQSETTLPANVSQEQAFIVKPILHASLDGTPVSINSSGTFTSYQLAPAHPTYTTHPHNSQTIAVASIDGNTQDTFAFTTL, encoded by the coding sequence GTGATCATTATTTCGGCCAGTGACTCTACATCTTCTGTGCAGACTGAAACATCATCTCCTCAAAACCAAAACAACCAAATTACTGGTGGAATGGTTCAGTGGCATACACCAGTGACTGGACAACATGCTGTCTTTGCAAGTATTGTGGATAACAACCAACAGTTTGGTAGCAACGTAAATAGTGAACAAGTGCTGTGGCAGACAGATGGTATACAGTTGTGGCAAGGTTCCCACCAAACAACAGCAATTTGTATACCTAATGTTGAAACATCAAATGTGGCAGAACAAGAAACTTTTACCAGTGCCACCTCAGAAAGGCCTGAAGCAGCactaaaagtgaagaaaaaaatgACTTTAATGAAGACAGCAGATTCGAGGACAAATACTAAGTCAAAAACACCTCAGAAATCTAAACAAAAAGTCAGAGACTCAAGTGATATGGACCCAACTCAGTTGGAGGAAAATGCACAACAAGTGAAAGAAAGATTTGAGAAAGGCTGTGAGTGCCAAGAAGAAAACTGTTTCAAAGGACTTAGTCCTGAGTATGTATATCGACACAGGCTGAATATAGCAGAGCTAACCAAAGGTGAACATGACATGTACCTTATGGGTGTTACAATGGCTGTGCTTACTAATCCGGAAGAGACTGTTAGACACAAAGAGAGACAACGATTGCGTGCCCAGTATGCATTTCAGGGCCGCCGAGTTTGCTTGGCCGCTTTCTTATATCTGGAAAACTGTACTCATTACCAGTTGAAGAGAATCCGGAAACATGTTATGGTACATGGTGTATCACCACGTGTTCATGGAAACTGTGGAAAGAAGCCCCACAACACGTTTCCTCTTGACAGTTACCGTCATGCGACATCTTTCCTTCAACGTTTTATTGAGAAACACACTCAAAGCTCAGCAGCCACTGTTAATGGGTCATCACCAGGTTCCGGGATGAAGAGTAAGTCAAAGCCTGTAGGGAAAACAACGCCTTTATACTTGCCCTCAGAAATTACAAGAAAGACTATTCATAATGCATATTGTCAATATTGTGAAAATTATGATCCATCAATAAAAGTAATGGGTTATTCTACATTTAGGCATTTTATGAAGGAACAGTTTCCACATGTGAAATTTTGCAAAACTGAAAGCAGTTGTAACAGAACAGCAGTAAACAATCAGACACAGAAATGTAATGGAAGCAACTCTGTTCAGGTTGTGGACACACTTCCACAGCAATGTATAAAATTGCCAAGTGAGTCTCTTACTGCACAGGTGCCTGAAAATTGTCAAGAAACGCaagctacatctatactccgtcATGGCCAGTTAACTGCTATTCCCATCATATTCTCACAACCTGCTTCTCAGTCAGAAACAACACTCCCTGCAAATGTTTCTCAAGAGCAAGCTTTTATTGTAAAACCTATTTTACATGCATCTCTGGATGGAACACCAGTGTCAATAAACAGTTCTGGGACATTTACATCGTATCAGCTAGCTCCAGCACATCCAACATACACGACTCACCCACACAATTCTCAGACAATAGCTGTAGCCTCAATAGATGGTAATACACAGGACACATTTGCATTTACtacattataa
- the LOC124787668 gene encoding uncharacterized protein LOC124787668 isoform X2: MEEVDEAEKEASEVLHSLLSVERIEKQPPTTEDGNQVIIISASDSTSSVQTETSSPQNQNNQITGGMVQWHTPVTGQHAVFASIVDNNQQFGSNVNSEQVLWQTDGIQLWQGSHQTTAICIPNVETSNVAEQETFTSATSERPEAALKVKKKMTLMKTADSRTNTKSKTPQKSKQKVRDSSDMDPTQLEENAQQVKERFEKGCECQEENCFKGLSPEYVYRHRLNIAELTKGEHDMYLMGVTMAVLTNPEETVRHKERQRLRAQYAFQGRRVCLAAFLYLENCTHYQLKRIRKHVMVHGVSPRVHGNCGKKPHNTFPLDSYRHATSFLQRFIEKHTQSSAATVNGSSPGSGMKSNDTLHLCHSEEEHNLQSSKSSFIWKRHSCKLGGLHLY; this comes from the exons GTGATCATTATTTCGGCCAGTGACTCTACATCTTCTGTGCAGACTGAAACATCATCTCCTCAAAACCAAAACAACCAAATTACTGGTGGAATGGTTCAGTGGCATACACCAGTGACTGGACAACATGCTGTCTTTGCAAGTATTGTGGATAACAACCAACAGTTTGGTAGCAACGTAAATAGTGAACAAGTGCTGTGGCAGACAGATGGTATACAGTTGTGGCAAGGTTCCCACCAAACAACAGCAATTTGTATACCTAATGTTGAAACATCAAATGTGGCAGAACAAGAAACTTTTACCAGTGCCACCTCAGAAAGGCCTGAAGCAGCactaaaagtgaagaaaaaaatgACTTTAATGAAGACAGCAGATTCGAGGACAAATACTAAGTCAAAAACACCTCAGAAATCTAAACAAAAAGTCAGAGACTCAAGTGATATGGACCCAACTCAGTTGGAGGAAAATGCACAACAAGTGAAAGAAAGATTTGAGAAAGGCTGTGAGTGCCAAGAAGAAAACTGTTTCAAAGGACTTAGTCCTGAGTATGTATATCGACACAGGCTGAATATAGCAGAGCTAACCAAAGGTGAACATGACATGTACCTTATGGGTGTTACAATGGCTGTGCTTACTAATCCGGAAGAGACTGTTAGACACAAAGAGAGACAACGATTGCGTGCCCAGTATGCATTTCAGGGCCGCCGAGTTTGCTTGGCCGCTTTCTTATATCTGGAAAACTGTACTCATTACCAGTTGAAGAGAATCCGGAAACATGTTATGGTACATGGTGTATCACCACGTGTTCATGGAAACTGTGGAAAGAAGCCCCACAACACGTTTCCTCTTGACAGTTACCGTCATGCGACATCTTTCCTTCAACGTTTTATTGAGAAACACACTCAAAGCTCAGCAGCCACTGTTAATGGGTCATCACCAGGTTCCGGGATGAAGA GTAACGATACTTTGCACCTGTGTCACTCTGAGGAAGAACACAACTTACAGTCCTCAAAATCTTCCTTCATCTGGAAAAGGCATTCATGCAAATTGGGTGGTTTACATCTTTACTGA